Proteins co-encoded in one Kribbella qitaiheensis genomic window:
- the gatC gene encoding Asp-tRNA(Asn)/Glu-tRNA(Gln) amidotransferase subunit GatC, giving the protein MPSITREEVAHLARLARIELSDDELDHLAPQLDQIIGLVAQVSDVAAEDIPPTSHALPLSNVMRKDENVACLTPEQALSGAPASEQQRFRVPRILTEEG; this is encoded by the coding sequence ATGCCATCGATTACCCGCGAAGAGGTCGCCCACCTGGCGCGACTGGCGCGGATCGAGCTCTCCGACGACGAGCTCGACCACCTCGCTCCGCAGCTCGACCAGATCATCGGCCTGGTCGCGCAGGTCAGCGACGTGGCCGCGGAGGACATCCCGCCGACCTCGCACGCGTTGCCGCTGAGCAACGTGATGCGCAAGGACGAGAACGTGGCGTGCCTCACGCCGGAGCAGGCGCTGTCCGGCGCCCCGGCTTCCGAGCAGCAGCGTTTCCGGGTACCGCGGATCCTGACCGAGGAGGGCTAG
- a CDS encoding ACT domain-containing protein: MFLLRLIIPDRPGSLGTVATALGEVNADIHAIEIVEHRRENGTAVDDIVVDLPPGVLPDRLVSACNSVDDVEVIWFSRYGAGGGLHMDLEAVEQMTSAPAEAVDILVEQAPSVLHADWAALLDGTGGEIKVVLETSATPEFGDLVNQWLPLEKATTLVAPSHQGLSESVLVAAPLESDRRVLVIGRRGGPEFLGSEVARLSYLANLAVTIHATA, translated from the coding sequence GTGTTCTTGCTGCGATTGATCATCCCGGACCGACCCGGTTCGCTGGGCACCGTGGCAACCGCCCTCGGTGAGGTGAACGCCGACATCCATGCCATCGAGATCGTCGAGCACCGCCGCGAGAACGGCACCGCCGTCGACGACATCGTGGTCGACCTGCCACCGGGCGTGCTGCCCGACCGGCTGGTCTCGGCCTGCAACAGCGTCGACGACGTCGAGGTGATCTGGTTCTCCCGCTACGGCGCGGGTGGCGGCCTGCACATGGATCTCGAGGCCGTCGAGCAGATGACGTCGGCGCCGGCCGAGGCGGTCGACATCCTGGTCGAGCAGGCGCCCTCGGTGCTGCACGCCGACTGGGCCGCGTTGCTGGACGGCACCGGCGGCGAGATCAAGGTCGTCCTGGAGACGAGCGCGACACCGGAGTTCGGCGACCTGGTGAACCAGTGGCTCCCACTGGAGAAGGCGACCACGCTGGTCGCCCCGAGCCACCAGGGTCTGTCGGAGTCCGTGCTGGTGGCCGCGCCGCTGGAGTCCGACCGCCGGGTGCTGGTGATCGGCCGCCGCGGTGGACCGGAGTTCCTCGGCTCGGAGGTCGCGCGGCTGAGCTACCTGGCCAACCTCGCCGTCACCATCCACGCCACCGCCTGA